A window of the Lysinibacillus irui genome harbors these coding sequences:
- a CDS encoding DUF4132 domain-containing protein translates to MTLSHEQKMHFQNLIDSAPASLQPLAAALLNYMDNRDYDIEQLIATQQNHTLEELFSGPFFEVLSLLSSPERALKMKQLALRFDTTMFQTGILRRSFRSAQPVQDHLFQCLQLIEEMLTFEEISLQELLANHSQYEHGSYPNYSSYVLKNDNVKVMGFLVFEQLLAEELSLNNPLIEEAVESILFDEHHSTFFGHPLIRGIFKSSNCRMHEAVGKLLVAAARQEGLRQVIVENIDHGNLEAQVAMMKLIQEHQLTRFSSVIRAIDTWMGLGYNSFENQKITEEVLALAIQAMEEDNFVEQLLKSERTIDIYVGLWAISTKDYTKLDSILTELLKRDKHIQLTTLAFLKNLSKISFTAPYVKDLMLTTKDIELFAFAWGNFLYANHYINSEYASDNEWDQILQDFMNENTQLQGIEYPLFEQLEWAKNEITRDGLTITGKPLSFVQVHLSLEDLISTQIILAYHIQDEALFQRIIAQADSYSPSSRIGLLNIYCLDPITLGQREFLFNSLRDRSSINRSLALKKIHALTPTEDEIIRIEDLLANKSGALRKEAISLLKVQPQDHLLQSAERLIKDSKQLKRLGGLELLLEASKEYDLASEQISALCTLLPKVTKNEQVLLEQLITKNVPEYNESNGFGLYTPHHPIQYDRITDGAIQMSDEEPWQQLVPFYVQTPKPFEKFLQYDIENLLTKLEELIEILDDYAELEYETYQWNDTPIATTLGQRYSVLASKTDNKRHASLDVYPIPENIVQWIKTSMFSKEDLAYFNFYNGLSVYPAARDLSNAAQTLIKPFFDYKEIKKRVAQFNSLKYNYTLQQIFSVLSQDIDIISGEMALHKEALALLEKHAPEFNSFEQAIGIMLQLFNEIPADQWQLDVRDKGYYYYRSTSTIIDLDVIEVFVDRCWSDYSTYGEFVKMLAINEELTKRMNKESYSPNLYNLSIFQYLEAMKTGLLTRDHLFEAIFTNTLASEIFNEPTKLLERYQPLFEDLNDFLAIREQAIDRILAIELKRGDTPTAVTKLASSISYFEGIDYFFKILQALDGEKLARGYIWQAETKKDVFSRLLTSCYPKKEETAQQLKEAWEKTEISIERLIEAMMYNQHWIDLVSEVIGWKGLKESAWYFIAHTTDSLSDFAKDQIALFSSITAEDFRDGAFDLAWFQSAYQTLGAKNFKLVYDAAKYASEGANHRRAQLYADTAIGKLSSKPLMQEIQDKRNKDKLRALGLIPLKKSDDKDALTRYQFIQQFLKESKQFGAQRRASEARAASIAMENLARNAGDGEATRFTWRMELSAFDDIKHLFKAQQIEQITAHLQIEEDASVSIIVEKDGKRLKSIPAALKKHADIVTLQEARKSLQEQYKRARPALEQAMELETVFSAKELINLLAHPILAPLLQKLIFISDEHVGMLTADGLRLVSNDTMSLAPTSTIKIAHPHHLLESGQWRQWQAHMFEHKIQQPFKQVFRELYLINADEKAQKQSLRYAGHQVNPSQTVALLKTRGWQISYETGPRKVYYKENIVASLYAQTDWFTPAEIEAPAIEGIYFYDRLTGKDIVLDDIPATIFSEIMRDLDLVVSVAHVGGVDPEASHSTVEMRSIIVEELAKLLKLNNVEVKKQHALIEGKLASYSLHLGSGVVHQIGGSMIPIIAVPSQHRGRIFLPMVDDDPRTAEIMSKLLLLSEDTKIKDPSILAHIRSYEQML, encoded by the coding sequence ATGACACTTTCACATGAACAAAAAATGCATTTTCAAAATTTAATCGATTCCGCACCTGCCAGTTTACAGCCACTAGCAGCAGCATTACTAAATTATATGGATAATAGAGATTATGACATTGAACAGCTTATCGCTACTCAGCAAAATCATACACTTGAAGAGCTATTTAGTGGACCTTTTTTTGAGGTGCTTTCGCTATTATCTTCACCGGAACGTGCACTGAAAATGAAGCAATTAGCTTTACGTTTTGATACTACGATGTTCCAAACTGGTATTTTACGTCGATCTTTCCGTTCTGCTCAACCAGTCCAAGATCATCTTTTTCAATGTTTACAATTAATAGAAGAAATGCTGACATTCGAGGAAATAAGTCTACAGGAGTTATTGGCAAACCATAGTCAATATGAGCATGGTTCCTATCCGAACTATAGCTCCTATGTCTTGAAAAATGACAATGTAAAAGTAATGGGCTTTCTTGTATTTGAGCAATTGCTTGCTGAAGAACTGTCATTAAATAATCCTTTGATTGAAGAGGCAGTCGAGAGTATTTTATTCGATGAGCATCATAGTACCTTTTTTGGCCATCCATTAATCCGTGGCATTTTCAAATCAAGCAATTGTCGTATGCATGAAGCAGTCGGTAAATTATTAGTAGCAGCTGCGCGTCAGGAAGGGCTACGACAAGTGATTGTGGAAAACATAGATCACGGAAACTTGGAAGCACAAGTAGCGATGATGAAACTTATTCAGGAACATCAATTAACTCGTTTCTCCTCAGTAATACGAGCAATCGATACATGGATGGGTCTTGGCTATAATAGCTTTGAAAATCAAAAAATAACAGAGGAAGTTTTGGCCTTAGCCATCCAAGCAATGGAAGAGGACAATTTCGTCGAGCAACTACTAAAAAGTGAACGAACAATCGATATTTATGTCGGGCTATGGGCCATCTCCACAAAGGATTATACAAAGCTAGATAGTATACTAACAGAACTTTTAAAACGCGATAAACATATCCAACTGACAACACTTGCATTCTTGAAAAACTTATCTAAAATCTCCTTTACTGCACCGTATGTTAAGGATTTAATGTTAACAACAAAGGATATTGAGTTATTTGCCTTTGCATGGGGTAATTTCCTTTATGCCAACCATTATATTAATAGCGAGTATGCAAGCGATAATGAATGGGATCAAATCCTTCAAGACTTTATGAATGAAAATACTCAACTACAAGGCATTGAATATCCCTTATTTGAGCAACTTGAATGGGCTAAAAATGAGATCACGAGAGATGGACTAACTATTACAGGTAAACCTTTATCCTTTGTGCAAGTCCATCTGTCCTTAGAGGATTTAATTTCAACACAAATTATTTTAGCCTATCATATCCAAGACGAGGCATTATTCCAGCGAATTATTGCACAAGCAGATTCGTACTCGCCATCAAGTAGAATTGGCTTACTGAATATTTATTGCCTTGACCCTATCACACTAGGTCAACGTGAATTTTTATTTAACTCTTTACGAGATCGAAGCTCCATCAATCGTTCCCTTGCGTTAAAGAAAATACATGCTTTAACACCAACTGAAGATGAAATTATCAGAATCGAAGATCTTTTAGCTAATAAATCAGGGGCTCTTCGCAAAGAGGCTATCTCTCTCTTGAAAGTTCAGCCACAGGACCATTTACTGCAAAGTGCTGAAAGACTAATAAAAGACAGCAAACAATTGAAAAGACTTGGAGGACTTGAATTATTGTTAGAAGCCTCTAAGGAATATGACTTAGCAAGCGAACAAATTAGCGCTTTATGCACCTTATTACCAAAAGTAACCAAAAACGAACAAGTGCTATTAGAACAATTAATTACAAAGAATGTACCGGAGTATAACGAGAGCAATGGTTTTGGCTTATATACACCCCATCATCCTATTCAATACGATCGTATTACCGATGGTGCTATTCAGATGAGTGATGAAGAACCTTGGCAGCAGCTAGTTCCTTTCTATGTACAGACACCTAAACCATTTGAGAAGTTCTTACAATATGATATTGAAAACTTATTAACAAAGCTTGAAGAACTTATTGAAATACTTGATGATTACGCTGAATTGGAGTATGAAACATACCAATGGAATGACACGCCAATTGCTACTACTTTAGGTCAAAGATATAGTGTCCTAGCATCTAAAACAGATAATAAACGACATGCTAGTCTTGATGTTTACCCTATTCCTGAGAACATTGTTCAATGGATAAAGACATCTATGTTTAGTAAAGAAGACTTAGCCTATTTTAATTTTTACAATGGTCTATCAGTGTATCCTGCTGCTCGTGATCTTTCCAATGCAGCTCAAACTCTTATCAAACCTTTCTTCGATTATAAAGAAATCAAAAAACGTGTTGCACAATTTAATTCCTTGAAATATAACTATACACTGCAACAAATTTTTTCAGTTTTGTCACAGGACATTGACATTATTTCAGGAGAGATGGCGCTGCATAAGGAAGCACTCGCATTGCTAGAAAAGCATGCACCTGAATTTAACAGCTTTGAGCAGGCAATAGGTATCATGCTACAGCTATTCAACGAAATTCCTGCTGATCAGTGGCAACTTGATGTTAGAGATAAAGGTTATTATTACTATCGTTCTACATCAACCATTATTGATTTAGATGTTATAGAAGTATTTGTTGATCGATGCTGGTCTGATTACTCAACGTATGGCGAATTTGTCAAAATGTTAGCTATCAATGAAGAGCTAACAAAACGCATGAACAAAGAGAGCTATAGCCCAAATTTATACAATTTATCTATATTCCAATATTTAGAAGCTATGAAGACTGGCTTGTTAACTCGCGACCATTTATTCGAAGCAATCTTTACCAACACGCTCGCATCAGAAATTTTTAATGAACCAACTAAATTACTTGAACGTTATCAACCGTTATTTGAAGACTTAAACGATTTCCTTGCCATTCGTGAACAAGCAATCGATCGTATTTTAGCCATTGAGCTCAAACGTGGTGATACACCTACTGCTGTTACAAAGCTAGCGAGTAGTATTTCGTATTTTGAAGGAATCGATTATTTCTTCAAAATTCTCCAGGCCTTAGATGGAGAAAAACTTGCACGAGGCTATATTTGGCAAGCTGAAACAAAAAAGGATGTATTCTCGCGATTGTTAACTAGCTGCTACCCTAAAAAAGAAGAAACAGCACAGCAATTAAAAGAAGCATGGGAAAAAACAGAAATTTCTATAGAACGTTTAATTGAAGCCATGATGTATAACCAGCATTGGATTGACCTGGTTAGTGAAGTAATTGGTTGGAAAGGACTAAAGGAATCAGCTTGGTATTTTATCGCGCATACAACCGATTCTTTATCGGACTTTGCTAAAGATCAGATTGCCCTCTTCTCCAGCATAACAGCTGAAGATTTTCGTGATGGTGCATTCGATTTAGCCTGGTTCCAAAGTGCCTACCAAACACTCGGTGCAAAAAATTTCAAACTTGTCTATGATGCAGCAAAATATGCTTCAGAAGGAGCTAATCATCGTAGGGCACAGCTTTATGCAGATACTGCCATTGGTAAGCTTAGTTCAAAACCATTAATGCAAGAAATCCAAGACAAGCGTAATAAAGATAAACTACGTGCATTAGGCCTTATCCCACTAAAAAAATCAGATGATAAAGATGCCTTAACACGCTACCAATTTATTCAACAGTTTTTAAAGGAAAGTAAGCAATTTGGCGCTCAACGTCGCGCAAGTGAGGCACGGGCTGCAAGTATAGCAATGGAAAATTTAGCACGTAATGCAGGTGATGGAGAAGCTACTCGCTTCACATGGCGTATGGAGTTATCAGCCTTTGACGATATCAAGCATTTATTTAAAGCACAACAGATTGAGCAAATAACAGCTCATTTGCAAATTGAAGAAGATGCATCTGTTAGCATTATCGTTGAAAAAGATGGCAAACGTCTAAAAAGCATTCCTGCTGCATTAAAGAAGCATGCCGACATTGTAACCTTGCAAGAAGCTCGAAAAAGTTTACAAGAGCAGTATAAACGGGCAAGGCCAGCACTTGAGCAAGCAATGGAATTAGAAACAGTATTTTCAGCTAAGGAGCTCATCAATTTATTAGCCCATCCAATACTGGCTCCATTATTACAAAAGCTAATCTTTATCAGTGATGAGCATGTTGGAATGCTTACAGCTGACGGTTTACGTTTAGTATCGAATGATACGATGTCGCTTGCCCCAACATCTACTATCAAGATTGCTCACCCACATCATCTTCTTGAAAGTGGTCAATGGAGACAGTGGCAAGCTCATATGTTCGAACACAAAATACAGCAACCATTTAAGCAAGTGTTCCGTGAGTTGTACCTTATCAATGCAGATGAAAAAGCACAAAAACAATCATTGCGTTATGCTGGACATCAAGTAAATCCATCCCAAACTGTAGCCTTGTTGAAAACAAGAGGCTGGCAAATTAGTTATGAAACAGGGCCAAGAAAAGTTTATTACAAGGAAAATATTGTAGCATCCTTGTATGCTCAAACAGATTGGTTTACCCCAGCAGAAATTGAAGCACCTGCAATTGAAGGGATATATTTCTATGATCGTTTAACTGGTAAAGATATCGTCTTAGATGACATTCCTGCAACGATATTCTCGGAAATCATGCGGGATCTTGACCTCGTTGTTAGCGTCGCTCATGTTGGTGGTGTAGACCCAGAAGCTAGCCATTCTACCGTTGAAATGCGCAGTATCATCGTAGAAGAATTGGCCAAATTATTAAAGCTAAACAACGTGGAAGTGAAAAAACAGCATGCCCTAATCGAAGGTAAACTAGCAAGCTATTCCTTGCATTTAGGTAGTGGCGTGGTACATCAAATAGGTGGATCAATGATACCGATAATTGCAGTACCATCGCAACATCGTGGTCGAATCTTCTTACCAATGGTGGATGACGATCCACGCACAGCTGAAATTATGTCAAAACTATTACTGTTAAGTGAAGATACAAAAATTAAAGATCCTTCCATATTAGCCCATATTCGGAGTTATGAACAAATGCTTTAA
- a CDS encoding AAA family ATPase, with protein MAIIKIKKMNIQNLRNVRQGEIKLAVNFETFFQATVVGLYGQNGSGKTTIVDAFGILKTLLSGWFTEGKLPSQEKRLILAGEHTASIHVEFLVENQYGTFFVDYYVELQEDQHRLYTTLERLSYRENAKGKRSKVLFAAKEKDVQIRKLRLTDLSEQARIQLLVIQQIARKRYTSFLFHKDLKPLLQERLSEQEMELMQNIAVDFSRDLHVVNNHNIAPLFEERIMPFSIHLEKTRGLIPYDLNGPAILPEDAFYALCEVIEQSNRVLTAIIPGLTIKINVITKQMMDNGEPGIRFEFLSQRGERELPLRTESEGILKIISVLSVLIAVYNNPNACVVIDELDSGVFEYLLGELLTVIDEGGKGQLIFTSHNLRVLEVLAIKNLWFTTTNEHHRYIQLKGIKEVNNARDVYLRAIQLGGQDEEVYKETKTFKIKRAFRKAGVQHD; from the coding sequence ATGGCAATCATTAAAATAAAAAAAATGAACATACAAAATCTTCGTAATGTACGACAGGGTGAAATTAAACTCGCAGTAAATTTTGAGACATTTTTTCAAGCAACTGTTGTAGGGCTTTATGGACAAAATGGCTCAGGAAAGACAACCATTGTGGATGCATTCGGTATATTGAAAACACTGTTATCAGGTTGGTTTACTGAAGGGAAGTTACCTTCACAAGAGAAGCGACTCATTTTGGCAGGGGAGCATACAGCCAGCATTCATGTTGAGTTTTTAGTTGAAAACCAATACGGTACTTTTTTTGTGGATTATTATGTAGAGCTACAGGAGGATCAGCATCGACTATATACGACGCTGGAACGACTCTCTTATCGAGAAAATGCTAAAGGGAAGCGTTCAAAAGTTTTATTTGCTGCGAAAGAGAAGGATGTACAAATCCGTAAATTAAGACTAACAGATTTGAGTGAACAGGCACGTATTCAGTTACTCGTTATTCAACAGATAGCAAGAAAGCGTTATACGTCTTTTTTATTCCATAAAGATTTAAAGCCTTTATTACAGGAACGACTTTCAGAGCAAGAAATGGAGCTCATGCAAAATATTGCTGTTGATTTTAGTAGAGATTTACATGTTGTTAATAATCATAATATTGCACCATTATTTGAAGAACGTATCATGCCATTTAGTATACATTTAGAGAAAACGAGGGGTCTAATTCCTTATGATTTAAATGGACCAGCTATATTGCCAGAGGATGCATTCTATGCCTTGTGTGAAGTAATTGAGCAAAGTAATCGTGTTTTAACAGCTATTATTCCTGGACTGACCATTAAAATTAATGTGATTACAAAACAAATGATGGATAATGGAGAGCCGGGAATACGGTTTGAGTTTTTATCACAGCGCGGGGAACGGGAATTACCACTACGAACAGAATCAGAGGGGATATTAAAGATCATTTCTGTTCTTAGTGTCTTGATTGCCGTATACAATAATCCGAATGCTTGTGTCGTTATTGATGAGTTAGATTCAGGTGTTTTTGAATATTTGTTGGGTGAGTTGTTAACAGTGATAGATGAGGGTGGAAAAGGACAACTTATTTTTACATCCCATAATCTACGTGTGTTAGAGGTGTTAGCTATTAAAAATTTATGGTTCACAACGACAAATGAACATCACCGCTATATCCAGCTTAAAGGTATTAAAGAAGTGAATAATGCTAGAGACGTCTATCTGCGTGCTATCCAACTTGGCGGACAGGATGAAGAGGTTTATAAAGAAACTAAAACATTTAAAATAAAACGTGCCTTTCGTAAAGCGGGGGTTCAGCATGACTAA
- a CDS encoding methyl-accepting chemotaxis protein has translation MKKRKKQHMSISKKLTAIMVSILLLFGLVTLGLSYYIVRNSNLTDMDQSLSDKGMILAKTIDIDTLRSILDNPSKNNSDALRLTSEMDAINENSDSITNLYLITVNGENINAPVLSSSILELGAEYNQDMIAMGLSPDFLARIKEIFNTKKATATDIYSDEFGSYKTGLTPILDEDGNILAAYAIDYDVSRVTAKAMSEALWTLLVTVIFLIGSSIAVYSLLRKKLTPIQQLSLQSKKVAEGNLELDPLPVTSADEIGTLTQNFNSMIETLKNVIKSTTNVSARVSNTANVLSANMQEATDSYNNVASSMQEIASGADLQVQKAKESTITIEEMSIGIQRIAMTSNEISESSILASEEAERGNESTNKSVSQMNAISKAVNQSAASVKLLGEHSNKIEEIVGIITGIASQTNLLALNAAIEAARAGEAGSGFAVVADEVRKLAEQSEASAREISTLISHIQHDTNESVNIMIHAVEEVDHGIVMINDSEKSFSQILTSIHHVTGQIQELSATIEEMAAGMEEVTSAVKDMEEFSINSKDNTRAVAATSASQLNTVQRVSEEAQVLSELSDELLNVVHTFVVK, from the coding sequence ATGAAAAAACGCAAGAAGCAACATATGTCCATAAGTAAAAAATTAACTGCGATAATGGTAAGTATTTTATTATTATTTGGATTAGTTACTTTAGGTCTTTCTTATTATATAGTACGAAACAGTAATTTAACAGACATGGATCAATCACTATCTGACAAAGGTATGATATTAGCAAAAACCATTGATATCGATACATTACGATCCATACTAGATAATCCATCAAAAAATAACTCTGATGCCCTTCGTTTAACAAGTGAAATGGATGCGATCAATGAAAACTCTGATAGTATTACCAATCTATATTTAATTACAGTTAATGGGGAAAATATTAATGCTCCTGTTCTTTCATCTAGTATATTGGAATTAGGAGCTGAGTATAATCAAGATATGATTGCCATGGGGCTATCTCCAGATTTCCTAGCAAGAATCAAAGAAATTTTTAATACAAAAAAAGCAACGGCTACTGACATTTATAGCGATGAATTTGGTAGTTACAAAACTGGTCTTACACCTATATTAGATGAGGATGGTAACATTTTAGCTGCTTATGCCATTGACTATGATGTATCCAGGGTAACTGCAAAAGCAATGTCTGAAGCACTCTGGACATTATTAGTAACTGTTATTTTCTTAATTGGTTCATCCATTGCTGTATACAGTCTTTTAAGAAAAAAATTAACACCTATTCAACAACTGTCCCTACAGTCTAAAAAAGTAGCAGAAGGTAATTTAGAGCTTGACCCACTACCAGTTACATCAGCGGATGAAATCGGAACACTTACACAAAACTTTAACTCTATGATTGAAACTTTAAAGAATGTTATTAAAAGCACAACAAATGTTTCTGCACGTGTTTCAAACACTGCTAATGTATTATCTGCCAATATGCAGGAAGCAACTGATTCTTACAATAATGTAGCTTCTTCTATGCAAGAAATTGCAAGTGGTGCTGACCTCCAAGTTCAAAAGGCAAAAGAAAGTACGATTACAATTGAAGAAATGAGTATAGGAATTCAACGTATTGCAATGACTTCCAACGAAATTTCGGAGTCCTCGATCTTAGCATCAGAGGAAGCTGAAAGAGGCAATGAATCGACAAATAAATCCGTCTCACAAATGAATGCTATTAGTAAAGCGGTTAATCAGTCTGCTGCTTCTGTCAAATTGCTTGGTGAGCATTCTAATAAGATCGAAGAAATTGTTGGGATTATTACAGGTATTGCTTCTCAGACCAATTTACTTGCATTGAATGCAGCTATTGAAGCAGCACGTGCTGGAGAAGCTGGTAGCGGCTTTGCAGTGGTAGCAGACGAAGTCCGTAAGCTTGCCGAACAATCTGAGGCATCTGCAAGAGAGATTTCTACCCTTATTTCTCATATCCAGCACGATACAAATGAATCGGTCAACATCATGATTCATGCTGTGGAAGAAGTAGATCATGGAATTGTCATGATCAATGATTCAGAAAAATCATTTAGTCAAATATTAACTTCCATTCATCATGTGACAGGTCAAATTCAAGAACTCTCTGCCACAATTGAGGAAATGGCAGCTGGTATGGAAGAAGTGACGTCCGCTGTAAAAGATATGGAAGAGTTCTCAATCAATTCTAAAGATAATACAAGAGCTGTAGCAGCAACGTCTGCTTCTCAGCTGAACACGGTACAGCGAGTTTCTGAAGAAGCTCAAGTCTTATCCGAGTTATCTGACGAATTATTAAATGTTGTTCATACTTTTGTAGTGAAATAA